From Pleurocapsa sp. PCC 7319:
CATTGCGAAATTTTTGATTATTATATTGGGAGTTATTGACGCTTAACTGTCCGAAAGAATAACTGGTTGAGGCATCAATGCAAACATTATTTTCGTAGTTAGAAAATTGCTCCTGATACCAAGCTAAGTCCTTAGCAGAGTCACCTGAAAAATAATGGGTGAAATAATGTGGTTCTTTATTTTTGGCAACACATATCTGTTGATGCTGAGATAATATAGATGCCAAAGTTGTAGTCCCAGCTTTCTGAGCACCAATCAGATAAACTTCTGGTGGAAATGACATTTCTAAAACCTCGCCAATATAAATTTATTAACAGCTTGAATGCTGAAATAAAGCATGAATATCAGAAAAATTTGGTATCTGTGTTAATTCTTAAATAGAATATATTAAATACATAAGTACTGCGTAATTATACTGTATTTTCGAGCATTAATATTATATATCAACCCTTAAAACCAGAAAATTCCTAGTTGCCCTAGGAATAAGGTTGTTTACGAGTAAATCAGACTCACTTTGTACCGTAAAAATATGTAGCTGCAATCAGTGGAGTCCTTGCCCAGAATTCACAGCCACAGGCGATTTCATGAAAATCTTCTAGCCAAACTCTCAAACCATCAGGCGAAACACGCCAATAATCTTTAGGTGCTTCATGGAAAGGATATAAGAAGGGCAACTGTACCCAAATTTTTCCATCGGGTTTGAGTACTCTATGCAATTCTCTAATTGCCTTTTGTGGATAAGGGACGTGTTCTAAAATGGACCAGCAAACAACAGCATCAAAACTTTCGTCCTCAAATTTCAAATCATGAATATCATAATGGTAATCAATAAAATCTCGCTGATCGTATTTGTCAACACTGACCCAGTTGGTGCCAAACTTGTCTCCAATGCTGTCTTTGACACCAATTTGTAAGCATTTCTTGTCTTGGCAGCTTGTGATGAATTCATTAAAAAGCTCGTTTCTTGGCTT
This genomic window contains:
- a CDS encoding class I SAM-dependent methyltransferase, with product MSASMKKLLKPVYLKLGKVLPSLYFTNIYRKAAKNIHSVGKPRNELFNEFITSCQDKKCLQIGVKDSIGDKFGTNWVSVDKYDQRDFIDYHYDIHDLKFEDESFDAVVCWSILEHVPYPQKAIRELHRVLKPDGKIWVQLPFLYPFHEAPKDYWRVSPDGLRVWLEDFHEIACGCEFWARTPLIAATYFYGTK